The Polyangium aurulentum genomic interval GCCGTTGCGGTCGCCGCGGGCCCCGCTGCTGGCGGTGAGGCTGCGCCGAAGGCCGAGGAGAAGACCGAGTTCGACGTTGTCCTGGCGAACGCCGGCGGCAACAAGATCCAGGTCATCAAGGCGGTCCGTGAGATCACGGGCCTCGGCCTGAAGGAAGCGAAGGACCTCGTCGAGGGCGCCCCCAAGACCCTCAAGGAGGCCGTATCCAAGGCCGACGCCGAGGACATGAAGAAGAAGCTCACCGAGGCTGGTGCGACGGTCGAGCTCAAGTAAGGATCACAGCTTCCCTTTGCGGGAAACCGGGATCCGCCAAACGACGGCGGCAGGGGCGGGAGCCTCTGCCGCACGTCGAGTTTTGTCCTTTGGGGGGCCCGCTTCGCGGTGTGCGGGGTTCGTCCGTCCGTCGGGACCTTTGATAGCTGTTTCGTAGCTTTGAGGCTGATGCTCGGTTCGTGGAGCGCGCGCGGGATTTTCAGGCGCGTGCACCCGTAGGAGCCGGAGGAATATCGATGCCGTCGGTTGTCCAATCCAACTTCCGCATCCGTAAGAACCTGGGGCGCGTGGGTCGTATCATCGACGTCCCCAACCTGATCGACATCCAGAAGTCCAGCTACGAGAAGTTCCTCCAGATGAACGTTCCGCCGAACGAGCGGGACGAGGTCGGGCTCCAGGCGGTGTTCCGCTCGGTGTTCCCGATCAAGGACTTCAACGGCACGAGCGAGCTCGTCTTCGTCTCTTACAACCTGGAGGCGCCGAAGTACGACGTCGAGGAGTGCCGCCAGCGCGGCATGACCTACGCGGCGCCGATCAAGGTCACCAACCAGCTCATGATCTACGACACCCGTGACGGCGGCGAGCGCATCGTCCGGGATATCAAGGAGCAGGAGGTGTACTTCGGCGAGCTGCCGCTGATGACCGAGACCGGTACGTTCATCATCAACGGTACCGAGCGCGTCGTCGTCAGCCAGCTTCACCGTTCGCCCGGCGTGTTCTTCGATCACGACAAGGGCAAGACGCACTCGAGCGGCAAGCTTCTCTACTCGGCGCGTGTGATCCCCTATCGCGGCTCGTGGCTCGATTTCGAGTTCGACCCGAAGGACATCATCTACGTGCGCATCGACCGGCGCCGGAAGATGCACGCGACCGTGCTCCTGCGCGCCCTCGGCTACTCGACGCAGGACCTGCTCAACTACTTCTACTCGACCGAGAGCGTCTACATCGAGAAGGGCGGCAAGTACTCGAAGAGCATCGAGTACGACCTTCTCGCGGGTCAGCGCGCGACGCGCGACATCAAGATCAAAGAAGACGTCATCGTCAAGAAGAACCAGAAGTTCACGCGCGCGGCCATCCGCAAGATGAAGGAGGCCAAGCTCGAGCGCCTCGCGATCGAGCTCGAGGAGCTGGCTGGCAAGGTCGCCGCGCACGACGTCGTGGATCCGGAGACCGGCGAGGTCATCGTCGAGGTCAACGAGGAGCTCACCGAGCAGAAGCTCGAGCGCATCCGCGACGCGAAGATCGAGCACTTCCGCGTGCTGTTCATCGACGGCCTGAACGTCGGCTCGTACCTGCGCGACACGCTGCTCGCCGACAAGGTGAAGACGCAGGAGGACTCGATCCTCGAGATCTACCGGCGCCTGCGCCCGGGCGATCCGCCGACGCTCGAGACCGCCAAGACGCTCTTCCACAACCTGTTCTTCAACCCGGAGCGCTACGACCTGTCGAAGGTCGGCCGCCTCAAGCTGAACTACAAGTTCTACCGGGATCTGCCCGAGGGCCAGCGGCCGAACCTCGACCTCACGGTCCTCACACCGCAGGACATCCTCGAGACCGTCCGGCACCTCATCGAGCTGAAGAACGGTCGCGGCTCGGTCGACGACATCGACCACCTCGGCAACCGCCGCGTCCGCGCCGTCGGTGAGCTGATGGAGAACCAGTACCGGATCGGCCTGGTCCGGATGGAGCGCGCCATCAAGGAGCGCATGAGCATGTCGCAGGAGATCGACACGCTCATGCCGCACGATCTCATCAACGCGAAGCCCGTCAGCGCGGTGGTCAAGGAGTACTTCGGCAGCTCGCAGCTGTCGCAGTTCATGGACCAGACCAACCCGCTCTCGGAGGTCACGCACAAGCGGCGCCTGTCCGCGCTCGGCCCCGGCGGCCTCACGCGCGAGCGTGCCGGCTTCGAGGTCCGCGACGTCCACGCGACCCACTACGGCCGCATCTGCCCGATCGAGACGCCGGAAGGCCCGAACATCGGCCTCATCGCGTCGCTGTCGACCTTCGCCCGCGTGAACGAGTTCGGCTTCGTCGAGACGCCGTACCGCAAGGTCGCCGAAGCCACGGTGACCGACGAGGTCGTGTGGCTCAGCGCGCTCGAGGAAGAGGGCAAGTACATCGCGCAGGCGACGGCCGGGCTCGGCGAGGACAACCGCTTCCGCGAGAACGTCGTCTCGGCCCGCTTCAACGGCGAGTTCAAGATCGTCTCGCCCGAGATGATCGAGCTGATGGACGTCGCGCCCAACCAGATGGTGAGCGTCGCGGCGGCGCTCGTGCCGTTCCTCGAGCACGACGACGCCAACCGCGCGCTCATGGGCGCGAACATGCAGCGTCAGGCCGTGCCGCTGCTCCGTTCGACCGCGCCGCTCGTCGGCACGGGCATGGAGGGGCGTCTCGCCCGCGACTCTGGCGTGTGCGTGGTTGCGCGCCGCCCGGGCGTGGTCGAGAGCGTCGACGCGACGCGCATCGTGGTGCGCGCCGAGGGCGAGGGCGCCGAGGTGCCGGACATCTACCACCTCATGAAGTACCAGCGCTCGAACCAGTCGACCTGCTACACGCAGAAGCCGATCGTCAGCACGGGTGACGCGGTGAAGGTGGGCGACGTCCTCGCGGACGGCCCGTCGACCGACATGGGCGAGCTCGCCCTCGGCCAGAACGTGCTCGTCGCGTTCATGCCGTGGCAGGGCTACAACTTCGAGGACTCGATCCTCGTGTCCGAGCGCATCGCCAAGGACGACGTCTTCACCTCGATTCACATCGAGGAGTTCGAGTGCGTCGCCCGCGACACCAAGCTCGGCAAGGAGGAGATCACGCGCGACATCCCGAACGTCGGCGAGGAGGCCCTGAAGGACCTCGACGACTCGGGCATCGTGCGGATCGGCGCCGAGGTTCGTCCTGGCGACATCCTCGTTGGAAAGATCACGCCCAAGGGCGAGACCCAGCTCTCGCCGGAGGAGAAGCTGCTGCGCGCGATCTTCGGCGAGAAGGCCGGCGACGTGCGCGACAGCTCGCTCAAGGTTCCGCCGGGCGTGAGCGGCATCGTGATCAATGCGCGGGTCTTCTCGCGCAAGGGCACGGAGAAGGACGAGCGCGCGCGCGACATCGAGGATCAGGAGCGCGCCCGCATCGAGCGCACGCGCGACGAGGAGATCAAGATCCTGCGCGACTCGTTCTACCGCCGGGTCCGCGAGATCCTCGTCGGCAAGACGACGAATGGCAAGCTCGTCGACGACAAGGGCAAGGTCCTCTTGCAGAAGGGCGACGAGATCGCCGAGGCGGCCCTGCTCGAGATCCCGCGCCGTTACTGGGGCGAGATCCCGGTCGAGGAGACCGACCGGATCCAGCAGATCCTGCGCGATCTGGAGGACCTCGTGCGCACGCGCGAGGAGCACTTCCGCGACAAGATCGAGCGCCTGTCGAAGGGCGACGAGCTGCCGCCGGGCGTGATCAAGATGGTGAAGGTCTACATCGCCATCAAGCGCAAGCTCCAGGTCGGCGACAAGATGGCCGGTCGCCACGGCAACAAGGGCGTCATCAGCCGGATCCTCCCCGAGGAGGACATGCCGTACCTGCGTGACGGCAGCCCGGTCGACATCGTGCTGAACCCGCTCGGCGTGCCGAGCCGCATGAACGTCGGCCAGATCCTCGAGGTCCACCTCGGCTGGGGCGCGCTCGAGCTGGGCAAGCAGCTGCAGCGCATGGTCGAGGAGCAGCGCGCCGCGCACGAGATCAAGGAGCGCATCACGGCGATCTACGGCGGCGACGAGGAGGCTTCGGCGCTCGTCAGGCTGATGGACGACGGGGATGTGTCGCGTGCGGCGAAGAAGGTGAAGAACGGCGTGTTCGTCGCTTCGCCGGTCTTCGACGGCGCGAGCGAGGAGGACATCAAGGGCGCGCTCGCGCTCGCGGGCCTGCCCTCGACGGGCCAGGCGATCCTCTTCGACGGTCGCACGGGCGAGGCGTTCGATCAGAACGTCACGGTGGGCATCATGTACATGCTGAAGCTCCACCACCTGGTCGATGACAAGATCCACGCTCGTTCGATCGGCCCCTACTCGCTCGTCACGCAGCAGCCGCTCGGCGGTAAGGCCCAGTTCGGCGGCCAGCGCCTCGGCGAGATGGAGGTTTGGGCGATGGAGGCCTACGGCGCGGCGTACGCGCTGCAGGAGTTCCTCACGGTCAAATCCGACGACGTGATGGGTCGTACGCGCATGTACGAGGCCATCGTGAAGGGGGAGTACACGCTGGAGGCCGGCCTGCCGGAGAGCTTCAACGTGCTCATCAAGGAGCTGCAGTCGTTGTGTCTGAACGTCGAGCTCGTCGAGACGGGCCTCGAGGCTTCGGCCGCGGAAGAGGAGTGATGCACAGCTCCCTCCCCCTCGTTTCAGCCGTTTTCAGTGCGGCCAGCGCGCGCCTCGTCGCGCGCTCGGCCGCCGTGTCCCAGGTTTTCGGAGGTCCGCATGCGTGACATCTTCAGCTTCTTCGAGAAGCCCAAAGATCCGCTGTCGTTCAGCGCCATTCGCATCTCGCTCGCGAGCCCGGAGAAGATCCGGGAGTGGTCGCACGGCGAGGTGAAGAAGCCGGAGACGATCAACTACCGGACCTTCAAGCCGGAGCGTGACGGCCTCTTCTGCGCGAAGATCTTCGGTCCGGTGAAGGACTACGAGTGCAACTGCGGCAAGTACAAGCGCATGAAGCACCGTGGGATCGTGTGCGAGAAGTGCGGCGTCGAGGTCATCCAGTCGAAGGTCCGACGCGAGCGCCTCGGGCACATCTCGCTGGCGACGCCGGTCGCGCACATCTGGTTCCTGAAGAGCCTGCCGTCGCGCATCGGCAACATGCTCGACATCACGCTGAAGGATCTCGAGAAGGTCCTCTACTGCGAGGCGTACATCGTCATCGACCCGAAGGAGACGGGTCTGCAGCGTGGTGATCTGCTCAGCGAGGAGCGCTACCTGCAGATCCTCGAGGAGTACGGCGACGACAAGGTCACCGCGGGCATGGGCGGCGAGGCGATCCTCGAGATGCTCAAGCAGGTCGACGTGCACGCGCTCGCCGAGCTGCTCCGCGAGGAGATGCGCAAGGCGACGAGCGAGGCGAAGCGGAAGAAGCTCGCCAAGCGCCTGAAGGTCGTCGAGGCGTTCCGCGAAAGCGGCAACCGGCCCGAGTGGATGATGCTCACGGTCATCCCCGTGCTGCCGCCCGACCTGCGCCCGCTGGTCCCCCTGGACGGCGGCCGCTTCGCGACGAGCGATCTCAACGATCTCTACCGCCGCGTGATCAACCGCAACAACCGCCTGAAGCGGCTCCTCGAGCTGAACGCGCCCGAGATCATCATCCGCAACGAGCGGCGCATGCTGCAGGAGGCCGTCGACGCGCTGTTCGACAACGGCCGCCGCGGCAAGACGATCACGGGCCCGAACAAGCGCCCGCTCAAGAGCTTGTCCGACATGCTCAAGGGCAAGCAGGGCCGGTTCCGCCAGAACCTGCTCGGCAAGCGCGTCGACTACTCCGGCCGCTCCGTCATCGTCGTCGGCCCGACGCTCCGGCTGCACCAGTGCGGCTTGCCGAAGAAGATGGCGCTCGAGCTGTTCGAGCCGTTCATCTACAACAAGCTCGAAGAGCGCGGCTACGTCAACACCATCAAGTCTGCGAAGAAGATGGTGGAGAAGGAGCGTCCCGAGGTCTGGGACATCCTCGAGGAGGTCATCAGCGAGCACCCGGTGATGCTGAACCGTGCGCCGACGCTGCACCGCCTCGGCATCCAGGCGTTCGAGCCGGTGCTCATCGAGGGCAAGGCGATCCAGCTTCACCCGCTGGTCTGCGCGGCCTTCAACGCCGACTTCGACGGCGACCAGATGGCCGTGCACGTGCCGCTCTCGATCGAGGCGCAGATGGAGGCGCGCGTGCTCATGATGAGCACGAACAACATCCTCTCGCCCGCGAACGGCAAGCCGATCATCAACCCGACGCAGGACATCGTGCTCGGGCTGTACTACGCGACGCGCGAGCGCAAGTTCGCGAAGGGCAGCTTCCGCGAGGGCACGCTCTCGTTCGGCGCGGATGGCGCGGGTCAGGCCGAGGGCTACCTGCGCGGCGTGTACGCCTCCCCCGAGGAGGTGCGCATGGCGTACGACGCGGGCGAGGTGCTCCTGCACGCGGGCATCCGCGTGCGCGTGCCGGTGATCGACGACGACGGCAACCCGCTTCGCGACGAGCACGGCCAGATCCAGCGCCGCATCGTGGCGACGACGGTGGGTCGCGTGCTCATCTCCGAGGTCCTGCCGAAGGGCGTGAGCTTCGACTACGTGAACAAGACGCTCGACAAGAAGGCCCTCTCGGCCCTCATCGACGTCTGCTACCGCGTCCACCGCAACAAGGAGACCGTCCTTCTCGCGGACCGGCTCCGCACGCTCGGCTTCGACCACGCGATGCGGGCCGGCATCTCGATCTGCATGGATCACATGGTGATCCCGCCGGCGAAGCGCGAGCTCCTCGACGAGGCGCAGCGCGAGGTCGAGCGCGTGGTCGAGCAGTACCAGGAAGGTCTGATCACGGACGGCGAGCGCTACAACAAGATCGTCGACATCTGGGCCGGCGTGGCCGACGCCGTCACCGGCAAGATGATGGACGGGATTGGCAAGGAGCGCGTCGTCGACCCGGAGACGAACAAGGAGAGCATCGAGCCGAGCTTCAACCCGATCTACATCATGGCAGATTCGGGTGCGCGCGGTTCGACGCAGCAGATTCGCCAGCTCGCAGCCATGCGCGGTCTGATGGCCAAGCCCTCGGGCGAGATCATCGAGACGCCCATCACGGCGAACTTCCGCGAAGGCCTCAGCGTGCTGCAGTACTTCATCTCGACGCACGGCGCGCGTAAGGGTCTCGCGGACACGGCGCTCAAGACGGCCAACTCCGGCTACCTCACCCGTCGCCTCGTCGACGTTGCGCAGGACGCGGTCATCTCCGAGTTCGACTGCGGCACGCTCGACGGCATCCGGGTGACCAAGCTCGAGGAGGCTGGCGAGGTGATCCAGCCGCTCGGCGACCGCATCCTCGGCCGCGTCGTGCTCGAGGACGTGATCGACCCGCTCACCGGCGAGGTCCTGATCACGGCCAACACCGAGCTCGACGAGTCCTCGGTGAAGAACATCGAGGAGGCTGGCATCGAGGAGGTGATGATCCGCTCGGTGCTCACCTGCCAGACGCGGCGCGGCGTGTGCGGCCTGTGCTACGGGCGCGATCTCGCGCGCGGCTACCGCGTCAACATCGGCGAGGCGGTCGGCATCATCGCCGCCCAGTCGATCGGCGAGCCGGGCACGCAGCTCACGATGCGCACCTTCCACATCGGTGGCACCGCGGCCCGCGGCAAGATCGAGGCGAGCTACCTCGAGGCCCGCACCGAGGGCACCGTGCGCCTGCGTCGCGCGGTCGTGCAGCGCAAGAAGGACGGCACCATGGTGGTCATGAACCGCCACGGTGAGCTGGTCGTCGTCGACGAGACCGGCCGCGAGCGCGAGCATCATCGCCTGGTCTACGGCTGCACCCTCAAGACGCCGGACGGCGTGCGGGTCAAGCCCGGCGAGCTCCTCGCCGAGTGGGACCAGTTCGCCACGCCGATCCTCACCGAGGTCTCCGGCGCCGTGAAGTACGGCGACCTCGTCGAGGGCGTCAGCGTGCAGGAGCGCGTCGACGAGGTGACCGGCCTTTCCCGCAAGGTCGTCATCGAGTCGAAGGCGGCCGATCTGCGCCCGCGCATCTCGCTGAAGGACCCGACCACGGGCGGAACCTTGAAGCTGCCGCAGAGCGAGCTCGAGGCCCGCTACCTGTTGCCCGTCGGCGCGCACATCGTCGCGCAGGAGGGTGACGTCATCGAGGCCGGCGACATCATCGCGAAGATGCCGCGCGACACGACGAAGGTGCAGGACATCACCGGCGGTCTGCCCCGCGTCGCCGAGCTGTTCGAGGCCCGCAAGCCGAAGGATCACGCCATCATCAGCGAGATCGACGGCGAGGTCTCCTTCGGCAAGGACACGAAGGGCAAGCGCAAGGTCCTCATCACGCCGATCGGGACCGACGGGCACAGCGCCGCCGCGGATCAGGCTCGCGAGTACCTGATCCCGAAGGGCAAGCACATCCAGGTGCAGCCCGGCGATCGCGTGCGCGCCGGCGACCCGCTCCAGGACGGCCCGCCGAACCCGCACGACATCCTGCGCGTGAAGGGCGAGAAGGAGCTCGCGGCCTGGCTCGTGAACGAGATCCAGCAGGTTTACCGCTTGCAGGGCGTCGGTATCAACGACAAGCACATCGAGGTGATCGTGCGGCAGATGCTCCGGCGCGTGCGCGTCAAGGACGTCGGCGACACGAACTTCCTCGTCGATGAGCAGGTCGAGAAGCACATCTTCGAGCGCGAGAACGAGCGGATTCTCGAGCGCGGCGGCCGCCCGGCCATCGCGGAGCCGCTCCTGCTCGGCATCACGAAGGCGAGCCTGTCGACCGAGTCGTTCATCAGCGCCTCGTCGTTCCAGGAGACCACGAAGGTCCTCACCGAGGCCGCGATCAGCGGCAAGGTCGACGATCTCCGCGGCCTCAAGGAGAACGTCATCATGGGTCGCCTGATCCCCGCCGGTACCGGCCTGCCCGCCTACAAGCGCATGCAGGTCATCATCGAGGGCGAGCCGATGCCGCGCGAGCAGCGTCAGCTTGCCGAGCCCCCGGCTCCGATCGCCACCTCGCGGCCCCCGCGCCCCGAGGAGACCCTGACCGCGGTGAACGAGGAGTGACGCAGAAAGGAAGGGCGGCGACCACCCTCGGGTGACGTCGCCCTCCTTGCTGATTCGCACCTCGCAAAGGCTCAGTGCGCCCGCCTCTCGCAACCCGAGGCGGGCGCGCTGCTTTTTGTCGGTAAGCCCCGCGCCACCCGCCTGCCTGCGCAGGATCCGGGCTGCAATGGCCGCGCCCCCCGGCCCGGCGGATATGTACTATCTCTTGGAGTCGCGATGCCTCCCGTGCACGGCACCAACCAGCGCGTCGCCGATCGCCTGCTTTCGGAGGGACGGATCGGCGCGGACGAGCACCGGCGCGCGGTCGATCACGCGGGCCGCAATCGCGCGCGGATCGAGGATGCCCTCATCGAGCTGAACCTCGTGCCCGAGGGCGATCTGCTCAAGTTCATCGCCACGCTGCACAACACGCGGTTCGTCTCGACCGAGAAGCTCGCCAAGGCCGCGATCGACGCGCGCGTGCTCAGCCGCGTCTCGCCCAAGACGGCGAGCATGCACGGCGTTTTCCCGGTGCTGCTCGACGAGGCCAAGAGTGTCCTGTCCGTGGTCACGGCAGACCCGGACAACGACGCCGCCCTGCACGAGGTGAAGCTCGGCGCTGGCGTGCGCGAGGTTCGCCCGCTCGTCGCGCGCCCGGCCGCCGTGCGCGCCGCGATCGCCCGCTACTACGACAAGAACCCGGCGCCCTTCGAGGCACTCCTGCGCCCGGCAGGAGGCGCCACGGGCGACTTCATCGACGTCGATCTCGGCATGGGCCCGTCGCCCGCGCGCGCTGCCTCGCCGGCAAACCGCGCCGCGCCCCCGCCCCCGCGGGCCCAGGCGCAGACGCTCCCGGGCATCGATCAAACCGCGCCCTCGCCCCACCTATCGACCGGACAAACTGCGCCCTCGCCGGTCGGAGGCAACGGCAGCGCCTCGCCCATGGCAGGGCAGACGCAGCTCTCGGCCGCGGGGACGACGCAGGTGCAGCGCAGCCCCGTTCCCGTCGTCGCACCGACCCCGCCGCCGCCGTCGGCGAACATCTCGATCCTCGAGACGCACGAGTACATCGAGTCGCTCAACGTGCTCGTGAGCCTGCTCGAGGCAAACCGCCAGGATCTGCGCGGTCACTCGGCGGCCGTCGCGCGCCTGACGCGGCGCACGTGCGAGCGGATCGGCCTGTCTGCATCGCACGTCGCGGCGTTCGTGGTGGCGGCGTACCTGCACGATCTCGGCAAGATGGGCGCGTATCACCTGACCGCGCTCAACGTGGCCGAGTACGAGGGGCATCGGGTCGCGGGGCTCAAGGCGGTGGCGCTGCCTGCGCAGCTCATGGGCTCGGTGGGCTTGCCGGCCGAGACCGTGGCCGCGCTCAGCGCGATGTACGAGCGCTACGATGGCCGCGGGCTGCCGCACGGGCTCGCGGGCAAGGAGATCCCGCTCGGCGCGCGCGTGCTCGCGGTGACCGACACCTACGCCGATCTCACGCAGAACCCGCGCAACCCCTTCCGCAAGATCCTCCGCCCCACCGAGGCGTGCGAGGTGCTCGCGGGCTATCGCGGTACGATCTTCGATCCGAACATCGTCGATCTCTTCAGGAACGAGGTCACGGGCGACGACATGCGCGCGAAGCTGCTCTCGGAGCGGCACACGGTGCTCATCGTCGATCCGGATCCCGAGGAGACCACGGTGCTCGAGCTGCGGCTGATCGAGCAGGGCTTCGAGGTGCGCGTCGCGCGCACGGTGGCGCAGGCGTGGCGCGAGCTCGAGGGCGGCGAGATCACGGCCGTCGTGAGCGAGATCGACCTCGAGGAGCCCGAGATGGGCCTCGCCTTGCGGGCCGACGCGCTCAAGGAGCCCTGGGGGCGCGACGCCACCTGGGTCGTGCTCACGCGCAAGGGCGACCGGCACAGCGCGCAGCGCGCGTTCGATCTCAACGTCGACGACTTCGTCTCCAAGCCGACCTCGGCGGACATCTTCGCGGCCAAGCTGCGTCAGCTCATCGAGCGGCGCGCGGCGCGCAGCGGGGGCCGTGGCGTGTCGGGATCGCTCGCGGAGATGTCGATCCCGGACATGGTGCAGGTGCTCTGGCACGGCCGGAAGACCTGCGCGCTGCGCATCTCGACGCGCATGGCCACGGGCGAGATCTACTTCGCGGATGGTCAAATCGTCGACGCTCGCTGGGATCAGACCCACGGCGAGGACGCCTTCTACCGCATGCTCGCGCTGCACGAGGGCGAGTTCAGGCTCGATCCCGGCTTCGAGCCGCCCACCGGCCGCACGATCACGGTCTCGCCCGAGGCGCTCTTGCTCGAGGGCATGCGCCGCCTCGACGAGGGCATGCTCGCGCCCCACTGAAGGCTCTTTCGCCGCGCATCCGGGTACAATGCGATCTCCTTGTCTTCGAGGAGGTCCCCATGAAGCTGTTGCGCGCGCTCGCCCTGTCTTTCCCGCTCGTCGCCCTCTCCACCTTGCACGCCCCCGACGCCGAGGCCTGCGGGGCCTGCTTGATCCAGCAGGGTGAGTCGACGCAGGTGACGAGCCACAGGATGATCCTGTCGGTCTCGAACGTGAGCACGACGCTCTGGGATCAGATCGAGTACGCGGGCGAGCCCTCGTCGTTCGCGTGGGTCTTGCCCATCAAGGGGCAGGTGCAGGTCGGTCTGTCCTCGGATGCGCTCTTCGAGAACCTCGAGACGCTCACCTCGGTGCAGATCTCGTCGCCGACGATCAACTGCCCGCCCCCCAACTGCCCCAGCGCGCCCAACGCTGGAGGCCCCGTCGGAAGCTCGTCGGGCGACGGCGGCGTCACCGTGATCGCGCAGGAGGTGGTCGGCCCCTACGAGACGGTGCAGCTCTCGTCGCAGGACCCGAACGCGCTGAAGAGCTGGCTCACGAAGTACGGCTACGCGATCCCGCAGGACATCGCGCCCATCATCGACGCGTACGTCAAGGAGGGCTTCGACTTCCTCGCCCTCAAGCTCGTGCCCGGCCAGGGCGTCGATTCGATGCGCCCCGTGCGCGTGACGAGCCCCGGCGCGAGCCCCAACCTGCCCCTGCGCATGGTGGCCGGAGGGACCGGCGCGACCACGCCGATCACGCTCTTCATCTTCGGCGAGGGCCGCTACGAGCCGACGAACTTCGCGTCGTTCCTCATCCAGCCCAAAGAGCTGGTCTGGGACTGGGACACGCAGTCGAGCAACTACAAGGAGCTTCGCCAGTCGCGCTTCGAGGCGTCGGACGGCAAGGCGTGGCTCGTCGAGCGCAGCGGGCAATTCTCGAAGTGGGACCTCGAGTACCCGCTGAACTCCCTCGTCGACTTCGATCCCAAAAACAGCGGCTACGGCGATCCGGTCGGCACCGACGCGAAAGACAACCTCACCCAGGACCTCTCGGCGCTCTTCGGGACCATCCCGGAGCAGGGGCTCTGGGTGACGCGCATCTACGGCGAGCTGTCACGCGCGGCGCTCGTCTCCGACCTGTCGCTCGGCGCCGCGGACAGCCAGGAGGAGGTCCCCCGCTGGCTGCAAGCCCAGCAAGCCGTGGGCACCCCGCCCGCGTGTCCCGAGCCCTTCCCGTGCTCGCCCGACGGCAACAATCCAAACTCCCCGGAAGAGCCGGACTGGGAGCCCCGTGAGAGCTGCGCAATGGGCGGCAGCGCAGGCGTGCCCGCCACCCTCGGCCTGGTCGTCGCCGCGAGCGCGCTCGCCTTCGTGCGCCGCCGCCGCCGCTGAGGTTCGTCGAGTCCCTCCTCCGGTCGCGTCCGTCCATCCGGCGCCCTTGCCCTCGTCGCGCGCTGCCCCTAGCCTGGACGGCAGGCGTGGACCGCCGACGCGGCCGCGACCCGGAGGAAACATGTACGGTCCCAAAGGCCACGGCTCAGGTGGAGGACGCCCGAGCGGGCCGCCCAAGAAGGTCACCGCCCCCGACGTCCGCGCGCGCAAAGAAGGCCCGCCGCTCGCGATGGTGACCGCCTACGACTTCACGATGGCGCGCCTGCTCGACGAGGGCGGCGCCGACATCCTCCTCGTCGGCGACTCGCTCGGCATGGTCGTACAAGGCCACCCGACGACGCTGCCCGTGACGATCGAGGAGATCTGCTACCACAGCCGCACGGTCGCTCGCGGCGCGCGTCGCGCCCACGTGGTCGCCGACATGCCCTTCATGAGCTTCCAGCTCTCGGCCGTGCAAGCGCTCGAGAACGCAGGCCGCCTCATCAAAGAGGGCGCCTGCGAGAGCGTGAAGCTCGAGGGCGGCGAGGAGATCACCGAGCACGTGCGCCGCATCGTCGCCGCCGGCATCCCGGTGATGGGCCACATCGGCCTGACGCCGCAATCGGTGCACGCGATCGGCGGCTTCAAGGTGCAGGGCAAGAAGGAAGAGGACGCCGCGCGCCTCCTGCGTGACGCCGTGGCGCTCGAACGCGCCGGATGCTTCGCGATCGTGCTCGAGGCGATCCCGCCGGACCTGGCCGAGGACATCACCGCAGCCGTCTCGGTGCCGACGATCGGCATCGGCGCGGGCGCAGGTTGCGACGGGCAAGTGCTCGTCTGTTACGACCTGCTCGGGATGTACCCAGACCTGAAGCCGCGCTTCGCCAAGCGCTTCGCCGAGGTCGGCGAGCAGATCGTGTCCGCCACGCGCGCGTACGTCGAAGAGGTGCAAGGCCGCACCTTCCCGGCCCCCGAGCACACCTTCAAGCCCAACGGCCACGCCCGCCCCGCCCGCCCCACCCCCGAACCCCCGCCCGTCCCCGTCGAGGAAATCCCCCCGCACTGGCAAACCCACTAGCGTGGGGGCGGTGAGGGGGCGCCCTCGTTGGGGCGCCCCCTACGC includes:
- the rpoC gene encoding DNA-directed RNA polymerase subunit beta': MRDIFSFFEKPKDPLSFSAIRISLASPEKIREWSHGEVKKPETINYRTFKPERDGLFCAKIFGPVKDYECNCGKYKRMKHRGIVCEKCGVEVIQSKVRRERLGHISLATPVAHIWFLKSLPSRIGNMLDITLKDLEKVLYCEAYIVIDPKETGLQRGDLLSEERYLQILEEYGDDKVTAGMGGEAILEMLKQVDVHALAELLREEMRKATSEAKRKKLAKRLKVVEAFRESGNRPEWMMLTVIPVLPPDLRPLVPLDGGRFATSDLNDLYRRVINRNNRLKRLLELNAPEIIIRNERRMLQEAVDALFDNGRRGKTITGPNKRPLKSLSDMLKGKQGRFRQNLLGKRVDYSGRSVIVVGPTLRLHQCGLPKKMALELFEPFIYNKLEERGYVNTIKSAKKMVEKERPEVWDILEEVISEHPVMLNRAPTLHRLGIQAFEPVLIEGKAIQLHPLVCAAFNADFDGDQMAVHVPLSIEAQMEARVLMMSTNNILSPANGKPIINPTQDIVLGLYYATRERKFAKGSFREGTLSFGADGAGQAEGYLRGVYASPEEVRMAYDAGEVLLHAGIRVRVPVIDDDGNPLRDEHGQIQRRIVATTVGRVLISEVLPKGVSFDYVNKTLDKKALSALIDVCYRVHRNKETVLLADRLRTLGFDHAMRAGISICMDHMVIPPAKRELLDEAQREVERVVEQYQEGLITDGERYNKIVDIWAGVADAVTGKMMDGIGKERVVDPETNKESIEPSFNPIYIMADSGARGSTQQIRQLAAMRGLMAKPSGEIIETPITANFREGLSVLQYFISTHGARKGLADTALKTANSGYLTRRLVDVAQDAVISEFDCGTLDGIRVTKLEEAGEVIQPLGDRILGRVVLEDVIDPLTGEVLITANTELDESSVKNIEEAGIEEVMIRSVLTCQTRRGVCGLCYGRDLARGYRVNIGEAVGIIAAQSIGEPGTQLTMRTFHIGGTAARGKIEASYLEARTEGTVRLRRAVVQRKKDGTMVVMNRHGELVVVDETGREREHHRLVYGCTLKTPDGVRVKPGELLAEWDQFATPILTEVSGAVKYGDLVEGVSVQERVDEVTGLSRKVVIESKAADLRPRISLKDPTTGGTLKLPQSELEARYLLPVGAHIVAQEGDVIEAGDIIAKMPRDTTKVQDITGGLPRVAELFEARKPKDHAIISEIDGEVSFGKDTKGKRKVLITPIGTDGHSAAADQAREYLIPKGKHIQVQPGDRVRAGDPLQDGPPNPHDILRVKGEKELAAWLVNEIQQVYRLQGVGINDKHIEVIVRQMLRRVRVKDVGDTNFLVDEQVEKHIFERENERILERGGRPAIAEPLLLGITKASLSTESFISASSFQETTKVLTEAAISGKVDDLRGLKENVIMGRLIPAGTGLPAYKRMQVIIEGEPMPREQRQLAEPPAPIATSRPPRPEETLTAVNEE
- a CDS encoding DUF4388 domain-containing protein, which encodes MPPVHGTNQRVADRLLSEGRIGADEHRRAVDHAGRNRARIEDALIELNLVPEGDLLKFIATLHNTRFVSTEKLAKAAIDARVLSRVSPKTASMHGVFPVLLDEAKSVLSVVTADPDNDAALHEVKLGAGVREVRPLVARPAAVRAAIARYYDKNPAPFEALLRPAGGATGDFIDVDLGMGPSPARAASPANRAAPPPPRAQAQTLPGIDQTAPSPHLSTGQTAPSPVGGNGSASPMAGQTQLSAAGTTQVQRSPVPVVAPTPPPPSANISILETHEYIESLNVLVSLLEANRQDLRGHSAAVARLTRRTCERIGLSASHVAAFVVAAYLHDLGKMGAYHLTALNVAEYEGHRVAGLKAVALPAQLMGSVGLPAETVAALSAMYERYDGRGLPHGLAGKEIPLGARVLAVTDTYADLTQNPRNPFRKILRPTEACEVLAGYRGTIFDPNIVDLFRNEVTGDDMRAKLLSERHTVLIVDPDPEETTVLELRLIEQGFEVRVARTVAQAWRELEGGEITAVVSEIDLEEPEMGLALRADALKEPWGRDATWVVLTRKGDRHSAQRAFDLNVDDFVSKPTSADIFAAKLRQLIERRAARSGGRGVSGSLAEMSIPDMVQVLWHGRKTCALRISTRMATGEIYFADGQIVDARWDQTHGEDAFYRMLALHEGEFRLDPGFEPPTGRTITVSPEALLLEGMRRLDEGMLAPH